In Thauera sp. JM12B12, one DNA window encodes the following:
- a CDS encoding ATP-binding protein, with translation MTSRPETHASSPPAARKRWLQQLPYLSLALFLAAIAALVWLTREYDADEQRTTLINDVLWMEQNLRFHLDRNEIHLQEIGRELVAGTPLSPETEARLGSLLNQERGLVQILWLAADGRVIGAMPPQSDAPAPAPPPEGTADSAIASSLAALRESTFRLARSVGRPVYGPAYPVMGNVHHFEVHVPIWSEDALPVVIVGVYSLTDLVVRELPWWFSERYRLAVLDGDGREVAAKSKVAPLSPQLAYSMPFDPPGHGLTLQITAYKSDTRWIPLLLGASIVLLACIIVWSVMQLRRQLARRQQAEIALRAESAFRKAMEDSMLTGMRARDLDGRLNYVNSAFCRMTGFAPDELIGLKPPMPYWDPERMEQTFELHREIMSGGSAAEGTEVRLRRKNGEILDVLVFEAPLIDASGHHAGWMGSVLDITEQKRAREQARQQEERLQQSSRLITMGEMASTLAHELNQPLAAIASYNSGCINRLQDERPIDRGELLDVHARIARQARRAGDIIRRVHDFVRRSEPKREPLDLNAVIRDAIALIEADARKRRMQLHTDLTAHLPRVQADAVMIEQIVINLVRNAMDAMRDTPPANRVVEVRTVRDGRFALVTVADRGAGIPAEIAARLFEPFFTTKQEGMGMGLNICRSIAELHHGRLGFEVRAGGGTIFTLSLPLDDPTA, from the coding sequence ATGACCAGCCGACCCGAAACGCACGCCTCCTCGCCTCCAGCCGCCCGCAAGCGCTGGCTGCAGCAGCTTCCCTATCTGAGCCTGGCGCTCTTCCTCGCCGCCATCGCCGCCCTCGTCTGGCTGACGCGCGAATACGACGCCGACGAACAACGCACCACGCTGATCAACGACGTGCTGTGGATGGAGCAGAACCTGCGCTTCCATCTCGATCGCAACGAGATCCACCTGCAGGAGATCGGCCGCGAACTGGTCGCGGGCACACCGCTCTCGCCCGAGACCGAAGCCCGCCTGGGCAGCCTGCTCAACCAGGAGCGCGGCCTGGTGCAGATCCTCTGGCTCGCAGCGGACGGCCGGGTGATCGGCGCCATGCCACCCCAGTCCGACGCCCCCGCTCCGGCCCCGCCGCCAGAGGGCACCGCGGACAGCGCCATCGCCTCGTCGCTGGCGGCGCTGCGCGAATCCACCTTCCGCCTTGCGCGAAGTGTCGGCCGGCCGGTCTACGGACCCGCCTACCCGGTGATGGGCAATGTCCATCATTTCGAGGTGCATGTGCCGATCTGGTCGGAGGACGCGCTCCCCGTCGTGATCGTCGGGGTCTACTCGCTGACCGACCTGGTCGTGCGCGAGCTGCCGTGGTGGTTTTCCGAGCGCTACCGGCTCGCCGTGCTCGACGGCGACGGTCGCGAGGTCGCCGCGAAGTCCAAGGTCGCACCCCTGTCCCCGCAGCTCGCGTACTCGATGCCCTTCGACCCGCCCGGCCACGGTCTCACGCTGCAGATCACCGCCTACAAATCGGACACGCGCTGGATCCCGCTGCTGCTCGGCGCCTCGATCGTGCTGCTGGCCTGCATCATCGTGTGGAGCGTGATGCAGCTGCGCCGCCAGCTCGCCCGCCGCCAGCAGGCGGAGATCGCACTGCGCGCCGAGTCGGCCTTCCGCAAGGCGATGGAAGACTCGATGCTCACCGGCATGCGTGCCCGCGATCTCGACGGGCGGCTCAACTATGTGAACTCGGCCTTCTGCCGCATGACCGGCTTCGCGCCGGACGAGCTCATCGGCCTCAAGCCGCCGATGCCCTACTGGGACCCCGAGCGCATGGAGCAGACCTTCGAGCTGCACCGCGAGATCATGTCCGGCGGCAGCGCCGCCGAGGGTACGGAGGTGCGGCTGCGGCGCAAGAACGGCGAGATCCTGGACGTGCTGGTGTTCGAGGCCCCGCTCATCGACGCCAGCGGCCACCATGCCGGCTGGATGGGCTCGGTGCTCGACATCACCGAGCAGAAACGCGCGCGCGAGCAGGCTCGCCAGCAGGAAGAGCGCCTGCAGCAGAGCTCGCGCCTGATCACCATGGGCGAGATGGCCTCGACGCTGGCGCACGAGCTGAACCAGCCGCTGGCCGCGATCGCCAGCTACAACTCGGGCTGCATCAACCGCCTGCAGGACGAGCGGCCGATCGACCGCGGCGAACTGCTCGACGTCCACGCGCGCATCGCCCGCCAGGCCCGCCGCGCGGGCGACATCATCCGCAGGGTCCACGACTTCGTGCGCCGCTCCGAGCCCAAGCGCGAACCACTCGACCTCAACGCCGTCATCCGCGATGCCATCGCCCTCATCGAGGCCGATGCGCGCAAGCGCCGCATGCAGCTGCACACCGACCTCACGGCGCATCTGCCGCGGGTGCAGGCCGACGCCGTGATGATCGAGCAGATCGTCATCAACCTCGTGCGCAACGCCATGGATGCGATGCGCGACACCCCGCCCGCCAACCGCGTGGTCGAGGTCCGCACCGTCCGCGACGGGCGCTTCGCGCTGGTCACCGTCGCCGACCGCGGCGCAGGCATCCCGGCCGAGATCGCCGCCCGCCTGTTCGAGCCGTTCTTCACCACCAAGCAGGAGGGCATGGGCATGGGCCTCAACATCTGCCGCTCGATCGCCGAACTCCACCATGGCCGCCTGGGCTTCGAAGTTCGGGCGGGGGGCGGTACCATCTTCACCCTGTCGCTGCCGCTGGACGACCCGACCGCATGA
- a CDS encoding Bax inhibitor-1/YccA family protein — protein MENRLSTMTRAEASVLSTNKVIRNTYMLLSLTLAFSALTAGLSMAMGAPRLGIIVTLLGYFGLLFATTKFRNSSLGIVFVFALTGFMGFTLGPIISSYLALPNGSSIVMQAMAGTAAIFLGLSAYAVTTKKDFSFMGGFLMVGILVAFLAGLGAIFFEIPALSLTVSAAFVLLMSGLILYETSNIIHGGETNYIMATVSLFVSIFNLFTSLLHLLGFASNE, from the coding sequence ATGGAAAACCGTCTCAGCACAATGACCCGCGCCGAAGCGTCGGTCCTGTCGACCAACAAGGTCATCCGCAACACTTACATGCTGCTGTCGTTGACGCTGGCGTTCTCGGCGCTGACCGCCGGCCTGTCGATGGCGATGGGGGCGCCGCGCCTGGGCATCATCGTCACGCTGCTCGGCTACTTCGGCCTGCTGTTCGCCACCACCAAGTTCCGCAACAGCAGCCTCGGCATCGTGTTCGTGTTTGCGCTGACCGGCTTCATGGGCTTCACGCTCGGCCCGATCATCTCCTCCTACCTGGCGCTCCCCAACGGTAGTTCGATCGTGATGCAGGCGATGGCCGGCACCGCGGCGATCTTCCTCGGCCTGTCCGCCTACGCGGTGACCACCAAGAAGGACTTCTCCTTCATGGGCGGTTTCCTGATGGTCGGCATCCTGGTGGCCTTCCTCGCCGGCCTGGGGGCGATCTTCTTCGAGATTCCTGCGCTCTCGCTGACCGTCTCCGCCGCCTTCGTGCTGCTGATGTCGGGCCTCATCCTCTACGAAACCAGCAACATCATCCATGGTGGCGAGACCAACTACATCATGGCCACGGTGTCGCTGTTCGTATCGATCTTCAACCTCTTCACCAGCCTGCTTCACCTGCTGGGCTTCGCCAGCAACGAGTGA
- a CDS encoding TRAP transporter substrate-binding protein, which yields MKIRALLMGLVAMGLSATAVAADPIVIKFSHVVAQDTPKGKAAEKFKELAEKYTSGAVKVEVYANSTLYKDKEEMEALQLGAVQLLAPSLAKFGPLGVREFEVFDLPYIFDGYEALNKVTQGPVGQQLLAKLEPKGIRGLAFWDNGFKSFSANTPITKPEDLRGKKMRIQSSKVLEEQMREVKALPQVMAFSEVYQALQTGVVDGTENPHSNLFTQKMHEVQKHMTLTDHGYLGYAVITNKKFWDGLPAEIRSQLDKAMAESTVYANQIAKEENDKALEGVRASGKTEIHTPTAEEKAAFKKAFVPVHKKMESRIGADLIQSIYKETGFDPAKL from the coding sequence ATGAAGATTCGTGCGCTTCTGATGGGCCTGGTTGCCATGGGGCTGTCCGCTACCGCGGTTGCAGCCGACCCGATCGTGATCAAGTTCAGCCACGTCGTGGCCCAGGACACGCCCAAGGGCAAGGCCGCCGAAAAGTTCAAGGAACTCGCGGAGAAATACACCAGCGGCGCGGTCAAGGTCGAGGTCTACGCCAACAGCACGCTCTACAAGGACAAGGAGGAGATGGAGGCGCTGCAGCTCGGCGCGGTCCAGCTGCTCGCGCCCTCGCTGGCCAAGTTCGGCCCGCTCGGCGTGCGTGAGTTCGAGGTCTTCGACCTGCCCTACATCTTCGATGGCTACGAGGCCCTGAACAAGGTCACCCAGGGTCCGGTCGGCCAGCAGCTGCTCGCCAAGCTCGAGCCCAAGGGCATCAGGGGCCTGGCGTTCTGGGACAACGGCTTCAAGTCCTTCTCGGCCAACACGCCGATCACGAAGCCCGAGGACCTGCGCGGCAAGAAGATGCGCATCCAGTCGTCCAAGGTGCTGGAAGAGCAGATGCGCGAGGTCAAGGCGCTGCCGCAGGTGATGGCCTTCTCGGAGGTCTACCAGGCGCTGCAGACCGGCGTCGTCGATGGCACCGAGAACCCCCACTCCAACCTCTTCACGCAGAAGATGCATGAAGTGCAGAAGCACATGACGCTGACCGACCATGGTTACCTCGGCTACGCCGTGATCACCAACAAGAAGTTCTGGGACGGCCTGCCCGCCGAGATTCGCAGCCAGCTCGACAAGGCGATGGCCGAGTCGACCGTCTATGCCAACCAGATCGCCAAGGAAGAGAACGACAAGGCGCTCGAGGGCGTGCGCGCTTCCGGCAAGACCGAGATCCATACCCCGACCGCCGAGGAGAAGGCTGCCTTCAAGAAGGCCTTCGTGCCGGTGCACAAGAAGATGGAGTCGCGCATCGGTGCGGACCTGATCCAGTCCATCTACAAGGAAACCGGCTTCGATCCGGCCAAGCTCTGA
- a CDS encoding TRAP transporter small permease: MNKLLDRLEEFIIGALMAVATVVIFISVVHRYLSGYEIPVLQDWLLDMNVGWAQEFCIILFVWMAKFGAAYGVRTGIHVGVDILVNKLTGTSRAALIQTGLVCGVIFTGLIGLFGALFVWENGMAYETLSLFGRDTGDFFEGPTTPDLEWPTWIVYSAVPLGSFLMCYRFLQVMVSFSRTGELPTHDHGHVEGLDEGDDENVLLEGEAISIAEDIEHTRRGADAKRPGTDN, encoded by the coding sequence ATGAACAAGCTTCTTGACCGCCTCGAGGAGTTCATCATCGGCGCCCTGATGGCGGTGGCGACGGTGGTGATCTTCATCTCGGTTGTACACCGCTACCTGTCCGGCTACGAGATTCCGGTCCTGCAGGACTGGCTGCTCGACATGAACGTCGGCTGGGCACAGGAGTTCTGCATCATCCTGTTCGTGTGGATGGCCAAGTTCGGCGCGGCCTATGGGGTGCGCACCGGCATCCACGTCGGCGTCGACATCCTGGTGAACAAGCTCACCGGCACCTCGCGCGCAGCGCTCATCCAGACGGGCCTGGTGTGCGGCGTGATCTTCACCGGTCTGATCGGCCTCTTCGGCGCGCTCTTCGTGTGGGAGAACGGCATGGCCTACGAGACGCTGAGCCTGTTCGGCCGCGATACCGGCGATTTCTTCGAAGGCCCGACCACGCCCGACCTCGAATGGCCGACCTGGATCGTCTATTCCGCGGTGCCGCTCGGTTCCTTCCTGATGTGCTACCGCTTCCTGCAGGTCATGGTGAGCTTCTCGCGCACCGGCGAACTGCCGACCCACGACCACGGCCACGTCGAAGGCCTGGACGAGGGCGACGACGAGAACGTGCTGCTCGAGGGCGAAGCGATCTCGATCGCCGAGGACATCGAACACACTCGCCGTGGGGCCGACGCCAAGCGTCCTGGCACGGACAACTGA
- the tilS gene encoding tRNA lysidine(34) synthetase TilS: MSVRVAQGGADRQALCVCTMALDELVAAIAGVLRDAGVGAETRLCCALSGGVDSVVLFEALRRLQPALGFALSAAHVHHGLSPHADAWAQACARRCAEAGVVLTRLDVAVERNHPQGLEAAARAARHRALETVDCDWLVFAHHQDDQAETLLFRLLRGSGVRGAAAMRAVVAGGDGRPGRLRPLLGVRRARIEAWARHRGLDWVEDESNAELHFARNAIRHRLLPVASELFPGAVPALARAAAHFAEAEDLLGELAAIDVAACGGPMLDRRSFLALAPARQANLLRWLLQRRGQPAPAQAVLDEALRQLRACALEHALQLPLGALACCAYRNAMWLEPQAAPLPARQRWQGEPLIVWGNAAVRFESAVGQGLDRARLECAAELWLGARKDGMRLQVAPGRPRRPLRKLCQEAAIPEWLRDRLPVLWVDDEPAWVGCIGIDAAFACPAGEAGILPRWQPASAA, encoded by the coding sequence GTGTCCGTCCGCGTCGCGCAGGGCGGGGCCGATCGGCAAGCCTTGTGCGTGTGCACGATGGCGCTTGACGAACTCGTCGCGGCGATCGCCGGCGTGCTGCGCGATGCTGGCGTGGGCGCGGAAACGCGCCTGTGCTGCGCTCTTTCCGGCGGAGTCGATTCGGTCGTCCTTTTCGAGGCGCTGCGGCGCTTGCAGCCCGCCCTCGGGTTCGCGCTCTCGGCGGCACATGTTCACCACGGCTTGAGCCCTCACGCGGATGCCTGGGCGCAGGCCTGCGCGCGGCGCTGCGCCGAGGCGGGCGTCGTCCTCACGCGCCTCGATGTCGCCGTCGAGCGCAACCATCCGCAGGGCCTCGAGGCCGCGGCGCGAGCGGCGCGCCATCGCGCCCTGGAGACAGTGGATTGCGACTGGCTGGTGTTCGCCCACCATCAGGACGACCAGGCCGAGACCCTGCTTTTCCGGCTTCTGCGCGGAAGCGGGGTGCGCGGTGCGGCCGCGATGCGCGCGGTGGTGGCTGGCGGCGACGGTCGGCCGGGGCGGCTGCGGCCGCTGCTCGGCGTGCGCCGCGCACGGATCGAGGCCTGGGCCCGGCACCGGGGCCTCGACTGGGTCGAGGACGAGAGCAACGCCGAACTCCACTTCGCCCGCAATGCCATTCGTCATCGCCTGTTGCCGGTGGCGAGCGAGCTTTTCCCCGGCGCGGTGCCCGCGCTGGCACGCGCTGCGGCGCATTTCGCCGAGGCCGAGGACCTGCTCGGCGAGCTTGCGGCGATCGATGTTGCCGCCTGCGGCGGCCCCATGCTGGATCGCCGCAGTTTCCTTGCCCTTGCGCCAGCGCGCCAGGCCAACCTGCTGCGCTGGCTGCTGCAGCGCCGTGGCCAGCCGGCGCCAGCGCAGGCGGTGCTCGACGAAGCGCTGCGCCAGTTGCGCGCGTGCGCGCTCGAGCATGCCCTGCAGCTGCCGCTCGGGGCCTTGGCCTGCTGCGCTTATCGCAACGCGATGTGGCTGGAGCCGCAGGCCGCGCCGCTGCCAGCCCGCCAACGCTGGCAAGGCGAACCGCTGATCGTCTGGGGCAACGCGGCGGTGCGCTTCGAGTCGGCGGTGGGCCAGGGGCTCGACCGCGCGCGGCTCGAGTGCGCCGCCGAGCTGTGGCTGGGAGCGCGGAAGGATGGCATGCGACTGCAGGTCGCGCCCGGGCGGCCGCGGCGGCCCTTGCGCAAGCTCTGTCAGGAGGCCGCCATTCCGGAGTGGCTGCGCGACCGCCTGCCGGTACTGTGGGTCGATGACGAGCCGGCCTGGGTCGGCTGCATCGGCATCGATGCGGCCTTCGCTTGCCCTGCCGGCGAGGCGGGCATCCTGCCGCGCTGGCAGCCGGCATCCGCGGCCTGA
- the nhaR gene encoding transcriptional activator NhaR yields the protein MLNYKQLHHFWTVARAGGIVRAAERSGLAPQTLSGQIATLETELGVSLFKRQGRGLVLTETGRMVLDYAEEIFRIGSELEEALQSRATGRAVPFRVGIADVVPKAIAWLLLAPSMDLPQPMRLVCREGKFDALLGELAIHKLDVVLADSPLPPNMDVRGFSHALGESTIGFYATPALAARLSGTFPATLDGAPLLLPGVEASVRGPLLRWIEAAGLRPRIVGEFDDSALMRAFAEAGAGIFPSASLVGEQLCRQSGMVHLGDAAGVTETYYAISVERRLTHPAVRAISEAATAKQKLV from the coding sequence ATGCTCAACTACAAGCAGCTACACCACTTCTGGACCGTAGCCCGCGCCGGTGGGATCGTGCGCGCGGCAGAACGTTCCGGGCTGGCGCCGCAGACCTTGTCGGGCCAGATCGCAACGCTGGAGACCGAGCTCGGCGTGAGCCTGTTCAAGCGCCAGGGACGCGGGCTGGTGCTGACGGAGACGGGGCGCATGGTGCTGGACTACGCCGAGGAGATCTTCCGCATCGGCAGCGAGCTCGAAGAGGCCTTGCAGAGCCGCGCCACCGGACGGGCGGTGCCCTTCCGCGTGGGCATCGCCGACGTGGTGCCCAAGGCGATCGCGTGGCTGCTGCTCGCGCCGTCGATGGACCTGCCGCAGCCGATGCGGCTCGTCTGCCGCGAAGGCAAGTTCGACGCCCTGCTCGGCGAACTCGCCATCCACAAGCTCGACGTGGTGCTCGCCGACAGTCCGCTGCCGCCCAACATGGACGTACGCGGCTTCAGCCACGCACTCGGCGAATCGACGATCGGCTTCTACGCCACGCCTGCGCTCGCGGCACGGCTCTCCGGCACGTTTCCCGCCACGCTCGACGGCGCACCCTTGCTCCTGCCGGGCGTGGAGGCCAGCGTACGCGGCCCCTTGCTGCGCTGGATCGAGGCGGCCGGGCTGCGCCCGCGCATCGTCGGCGAGTTCGACGACAGCGCCCTGATGCGCGCCTTCGCGGAGGCTGGCGCGGGCATCTTTCCAAGCGCGTCGCTGGTGGGCGAGCAGCTCTGCCGGCAATCGGGAATGGTGCATCTGGGCGATGCGGCCGGCGTCACGGAGACCTATTACGCGATCTCGGTCGAACGCAGGCTGACGCACCCGGCCGTACGCGCAATCAGCGAAGCGGCGACCGCGAAGCAGAAGCTGGTGTGA
- a CDS encoding HPF/RaiA family ribosome-associated protein, giving the protein MRIDLHCDGVEAPPGLRDYVARRMRFAIGRFRDHIQWARVKVADVNGPKGGADKRCVVQLRLRNLPDVVFAITQLEVRAAVDEAADRVARVLAQRVRRHQRPARQAGAPVAALPA; this is encoded by the coding sequence ATGCGTATCGACCTGCATTGCGATGGTGTGGAAGCGCCCCCGGGACTGCGTGACTACGTGGCCCGCCGGATGCGATTCGCGATCGGTCGCTTCCGCGACCACATCCAGTGGGCGCGTGTGAAGGTGGCGGACGTCAATGGGCCGAAGGGCGGCGCGGACAAGCGCTGCGTGGTGCAGCTGCGACTGCGCAACCTGCCCGACGTCGTATTCGCGATCACCCAGCTCGAAGTGCGGGCAGCGGTGGATGAAGCGGCCGACCGCGTGGCGCGGGTCCTGGCGCAGCGCGTACGCCGTCACCAGCGCCCCGCGCGCCAGGCTGGCGCTCCGGTCGCCGCGCTGCCGGCCTGA
- a CDS encoding response regulator: MNAPCTHIIDDDEAIRDALEWLFKTRGVPCRAWPSGENFLAAWLPDWRGCIVLDIRMQGMSGLECFDALLARGCELPVIFITGHGDVPMAVSALKKGAFHFIEKPFNDHDLVDLVEKALAADRDRQRAAASRETIEARLATLTQREREVMELILEGKYNKVIADDLSISMRTVEAHRSRIFDKMDVRSAVELAQLLTNLRS; this comes from the coding sequence ATGAACGCCCCCTGCACTCACATCATCGATGACGACGAAGCCATCCGCGACGCGCTGGAGTGGCTGTTCAAGACGCGTGGCGTGCCCTGCCGGGCGTGGCCGTCGGGCGAGAACTTCCTCGCGGCCTGGCTGCCCGACTGGCGCGGCTGCATCGTGCTCGACATCCGCATGCAGGGCATGAGCGGCCTGGAGTGCTTCGACGCCCTGCTCGCGCGCGGCTGCGAATTGCCGGTCATCTTCATCACCGGCCACGGCGACGTGCCGATGGCGGTGTCGGCGCTCAAGAAGGGGGCCTTCCATTTCATCGAGAAGCCCTTCAACGATCACGACCTCGTCGACCTGGTCGAGAAGGCCCTCGCGGCCGACCGCGACCGCCAGCGCGCCGCCGCCAGCCGCGAGACCATCGAGGCGCGGCTCGCCACCCTCACCCAGCGCGAGCGCGAGGTGATGGAGCTGATCCTCGAGGGCAAATACAACAAGGTGATCGCGGACGACCTGTCGATTTCGATGCGCACCGTGGAGGCGCATCGCTCGCGCATCTTCGACAAGATGGACGTGCGCTCGGCGGTGGAGCTCGCCCAGTTGCTGACCAACCTTCGCAGCTGA
- a CDS encoding acetyl-CoA carboxylase carboxyltransferase subunit alpha, which translates to MKTSFLDFETAIAELEEKIDQLRFVQDDPAVDISDEIKRLEAKSQSLTKDLYAKLSPWQIAQVARHPQRPYTLDYAQLIFTDFQELHGDRNYADDKAIVGGLARFNGQACVVIGHQKGRDTKEKIARNFGMPRPEGYRKAMRLMKLAEKFALPVFTFVDTPGAYPGIGAEERGQSEAIGHSIYLMSELKTPIISTIIGEGGSGGALAIAVADQVLMLQYSTYSVISPEGCASILWKSAEKAADAAETMGITAARLKSLNLIDRVVEEPIGGAHRDHRAMAASLKRALADALRELEVLTPSELVAQRYEKLMSYGRFKEKAA; encoded by the coding sequence ATGAAAACCTCCTTTCTGGATTTCGAGACGGCGATTGCCGAGCTCGAGGAGAAGATCGACCAACTGCGTTTCGTACAGGACGATCCCGCTGTCGACATCTCCGACGAGATCAAGCGGCTCGAGGCCAAGAGCCAGTCGCTCACCAAGGACCTCTACGCCAAGCTCTCGCCCTGGCAGATCGCCCAGGTCGCGCGCCACCCGCAGCGTCCCTACACGCTCGACTACGCCCAGCTGATCTTCACCGACTTCCAGGAACTGCACGGTGATCGCAACTACGCCGACGACAAGGCGATCGTCGGTGGCCTTGCGCGCTTCAACGGCCAGGCCTGCGTCGTCATCGGCCACCAGAAGGGGCGCGACACCAAGGAGAAGATCGCGCGCAACTTCGGCATGCCCCGCCCCGAGGGCTATCGCAAGGCGATGCGGCTGATGAAGCTGGCCGAGAAGTTCGCGCTGCCGGTGTTCACCTTCGTCGATACGCCGGGCGCCTATCCCGGCATTGGTGCCGAGGAGCGCGGGCAGTCCGAGGCGATCGGCCACAGCATCTACCTGATGTCCGAATTGAAGACGCCGATCATCAGCACCATCATCGGCGAGGGCGGCTCCGGGGGCGCGCTGGCGATCGCGGTCGCCGACCAGGTGTTGATGCTGCAATACTCGACCTACTCGGTGATCTCTCCCGAAGGCTGCGCCTCGATCCTGTGGAAGAGCGCAGAGAAGGCCGCCGATGCGGCCGAGACCATGGGCATCACCGCGGCGCGCCTTAAGTCGCTCAATCTCATCGACCGGGTCGTCGAGGAGCCGATCGGCGGCGCGCATCGCGATCATCGTGCGATGGCGGCCTCGCTCAAGCGCGCGCTTGCCGACGCCTTGCGCGAACTCGAGGTGCTCACCCCCTCGGAGCTCGTCGCGCAGCGCTACGAGAAGCTGATGAGCTACGGTCGCTTCAAGGAAAAGGCGGCCTGA